The genomic segment taacattctctgtaagttaatgtttttcaaactcTTTGTCGTTTATTCATGCagctacatttcttttttctctttctgatatttaaacattactgttttctttctctcgtTGCTTTTTAAGTACTTCTCTCCcatttttagggttttttatAGAAAAGTCTCCCACTCTTCCCTTCCTCCACTCCTTTCTTCCCTTTCCCCCCCTGCCTCCGCTTGGTGAGTATCATGTTCGGCTTTAAACTACAGAACTTGGCTCCGACTCAGACCTCATACATCAGTAATCTGATTGATGGCCACTCATTTCTCCAAATAAATATTGCACCCTGGAAGGAGGGTCACCACCTCTGTGTGTTTGGAAATAACCTAAAACATGTTTAGACCCTGAttggggttagggttaggtttgAGTAAAATGATTAAGAACAAAGGAGTTTAATGTTTGTTCACACGGCCATTTTAATTGCAGTCGTGTTTGTGGTTCACACGGCCATTTTGAATAAATGAGCAGCCCATGAGAATGAAGAGAAATATGTGGAGTTGTTAAAAGCCACCACATCCAGCCTGCTTCTCTCTTCTGGCTCTTAGAAAACCAGACTTTCAGTCTCTGAAATTTGCAGTTAAATTAAAGCCAGCCTGAAGCCTCATTCAGGATGTCTTCACCCCGATAGTCCGGTTGACTCAGTTGGATTGGAGACCAAATTTTCagctgcactgagtcaaaccaaccaaaccctttgaaaaacctgttcccctcctcacctgtgggggcgctgcaccaagaactactgaaggagaATACATGataacctctgaagaagacactgagctcaacttccttctttatgaaacgcaaacaaaaatggagtggtgttaAATTTTAGTGATTGGAGGATTTCTCCAATTAGCATTAGcctaatgtgtttgttttggttgtatttacccagaatgccctgcgctgtagtccacttcttCCTTTTGGAACGATGTCTGGTCCACTTGTCGTTCACATATACATTCAATGCGCACCAGAGTTCACATGGATTTTctaagctgagctccagcatgtttggtcagttAATTTTAAcactgtatgcactgtacaatggctgctggcaaagacaagtgttttgttgttaaattacCATCCTGAAACCACTTACTGGATCCTTGTTTGTTGTgctggaggctccacttctgcttttcaaagatacaCCGTTGTATAGTTACGCATCTGCCAAAGGGACTGAAATCTGATTATGTAGGAataattttatgcaataaatgtaattaacatgttttgtaacCCATAAAGTACCGTTGGTCACCTTTCGTGTCTGAatgctgtgaaaatgtgaaataaaattcatggtttataaacaaacatggccaGTAAAGTTGATTCCATTTCTCTATTACAACTCATGACAACTTTCAGTTTTCACAGGAAGAGACGATTGTGTTGCGACTGAATTCCTTTAAAACGCCTCTGTGATTTAAACACGTTTCTCATCTCAACATTAAATCTGCTTacaatgtttaataaaaaaagtgtcGCTCACTGTAactgaaaacagacaaacataaatataaatatacaaatctGCCTGGTCAGtaagacgcagacacacacacacacacacacaccgactcGGTATTCACACATGCTGCATCAGCTGGCCCGTTCACAGCCTCACCAACACATGTGAGACACAGATAAGAGGAAAGAGACGCCGGCATCCTGTTTATGCTGCTCCACTCCCTCTGCAcacgctgcagctgcagcagctgatgatgatgatcggATATACGGGCGTTTCTGCTGCGACCAGAATGAAGTTTATAGGGacagcattatgtgttttcaggcacatagtgccattttactGCTTAATCaggtaactatgttaccttcaattgttattaaaatgcttcacataaaatatgacttaaaagaaattttactttgtaattcatcgccttgaaattgggcctgtgtctcttttttctcccctccagggtcttttgtggctctagtgtctcCTATaggaaagtaggctgacaggaaagggggaagacatgcggcaaatatcgccgggtctgggaatcgaacccacggcgaggactcaaggcctccaaacgtgggtcgcgctatcccctacgccaccacagcgtGCCCCCTTAGTGTGTTTGTTCTTCTTTCATTTCCGAGGTTATACGGGTTCTACCGCGGCGTATTGGGGCCGATATGGTTAGAAAAAGAAACGAGTAGATTcctgccaaaaaacaaaacaaaaacttttgagattaatatcagaaatgatctagaaaaaaattgaatttcAAACGGCAATTTCTTTTGGAAATTtggagtttcaaaagtaaacatttttgcaaatttggtttggagaaaatggaaaaatttccacaatgttttctagaaaaaattaagatttttctttcttgcacattttagacttttggagatcagaaatttccttgttttttctagaaaacttctgaAATTACTCTGTTaatgtctgagtttttcagTGGATATTTAGTTCTTTTTGGCCCCTATTTGCTGTTGTGGGTTTTGGTTTCTGAGgaaccaggaggaggagctgatTGGTCGGTTAGTGGACGTTTCGTCCAATCACAATGTTCCCAGGATGTGGTTGAGTCCGACCAACAGGACGAGAAAAATCCTCTGAATTTTTCAGACTTAAAAAAGTCTGAacttttttcagacttttttaaGTCTGAAAACTTTTAAGTTCTTTCAGACTTAAAGAACTTAAAGTTTCTTTAAGTTCTTTCAAACTTAAAGAAACTTAAAGCATCTTTAAGTTTCCCTTAAAGATGCTTTAATCTAGAAAAACACTCCCCCTAGTGGCCACACGGGTTCCCTTCTTCTGCCAGCCGGCTGGTTGCAGTCGCagctttttatacatttatgcaCAATTAAAACCTTTCTCTGTAGTTTCAGCTGCTGTTTCTAACTTTGTATCAGAACCGGCACCGTTCTGGATTAAAGCAGTTAAAATCCCCTCAGGACGGCGGCGGGCCACCTGCTGTGATGTCACCGCCGCTCTGTGGTTAGGCATTGATGTGTTATGGTGAGGGAAAACTTTAAACCACGGAGGTCATAGTTTGGTGTGCGGCCATTTTGGTGGCGCCGTCCCGTCTCCTCGGTGCAGTCTGACCTGAATGGACTCACAGtaagaggtgtgtgtgtgtgtgtgtgtgtttgcttaaaGACCGATCAGTCTCTAGAGTGGGAGGACGTTTTTTGGTGGTTTAttgaacagaacaaaacagaaccTGCCGTAGCTCCAGAACCTCCTGCCTCTGGAGCTACGGCAGGTTCTCATCTCGAAAGTCCTTTATAATATGAATGAAGTTCTCCAGTCCGAACAGGTAGCCTTGGTCCGGGCCTTTGTGCAGGACCTTGTCGTCGAGGAAACCCCTGAAGGTGGAGTGGGCAAAGTCAATCATGCGCATGTCCACCAGAGGGAGCTGCTGAGGTGGCGGCAGTGGGGAGGGACATTTTGATGGGGGGCAGGGCACAAAGGGGCAGCAGTCTGTCACGCTGGGCGGGAAGGGAGGGGGAGGGGCGTCTGGCGCCGAATGTCCGGGTCCCTGAGAGGACAGAGGCTCCAGGTCCAAGGGAGCAGCGTGGATGTCTGCAGGGACGGCGCTCTGCCCAGGGCCGGGCGGCGGGGCGGCTTCAGACTCCTGCAGCAGATCGAGAAGTCAGTCAATCAGGTCCGAAACGGTCCagtttataaactaacagaaccAGGAAGGTTTCACAACTTATAGTCCTGTAACAGTTGTTACATTTCagctgctctgagtcaaaccatcCAAACTAACTGCAAAAGCTGTTTCCtctttcatgttgtttccttcagtggtccttggtgcagcgccccctcaggtgaggaggggaacaggtttgactccacagcagctgaaaatgtaagaaatgttgacattttgttcccaaatcaaaccgagtctatcAGGTGTAAAAACTGTCCTGTTTTCAGATTGTGGGAGAAAACTGGAAAACCTGGGGAGGAACGCAGGCCGGgttcaaacccagaaccttcttacTACAAGGTGTCAGTGGTACctattaatttattacattacTGTGATTATTATTAGTTTAGTTATTGATTCTAGAGTCAGTATTACCATTTATTTTCCAACGGGAGACTAAATCCTTtgaattttcagaaataaacataattttatagTACATTCTTTTTAGTATGGTTTGTATCTTTGTAACAGATTTACTCATAAGACCTAAAACATTACAGTGGAAACTTGTTAAATTAGCTGGAACAGCTACTTATGTGTTAATAATTATGTGTCAGTCCAGAATTACAAAGGAAGAGTTGTAAAAATGACGATTTAATCATTGAAATCTCAACAGATTTCCTCAGCAGTGAACCTACAGAGGATCATCTGAACCGCGGTTCTGCTCGGTTCTGATGCGAGTTTCTTTATTTAGCCCGTTCCCTTCCAGAGGCTGATTGTTTGGGTTCAGTCTCAGCTCCATGTCGTCTCATTTTATTCTTGAAGCGTGTCTCCCTCAGGAGTTACAGACCAAAAatagaagcagaaaaatgtcagtctgTAGTTTTTCATTCGGAAACTCAAACCTGAGACGTCACACCGCTGGGAGGGAACGACTCAGCgaaactttcattaaaaaaattaatctgagCTTCATTTCAGTCAGAAACAGGTAGAGTAtccaaaaattgtaaaaataagagaatgacattttactttactttttacttagacgtctaaaacaaaattactcaataagagtaaaaaagtatttggcaaGAAGGCAACTGAAGTACTTAGTaactgaacaaaatgtaaatcatttaatattaaaaaattctCAATGACGATGGCTAGCATTAGCTTTactgtcaagttgtcaacataacatgctaaatcttaaatgtatggaagaaaaaagggaagCAGCGCTTTGCTGTTACTTGTTAGCATGACAAGAACTAGACAATAAGATCAGGAAGTGTTAGTTAAGAAATAGCAAGGGATAAGGAAGTAAgttagctatgctagcttgactttgacaactttAACTtatagatgtgctgcagaattctgtgcttcagttcagttaaaaaagtacaataaaataaaaaataaataaaaagggaaCCTAAACATCaactgacagatcatcagtagagtgagtggtgtttaaatgagctaatcaaccaccgcactgctagcttagctaatagcagcggtagctaatccGCTAATCCACCACAGCGATCTCttataaataattacataataaagaCTTAATTAGAAACCTGCTCACCTTTCCCTCGTAGATGATGAGCAGCGAGGAAGAGAAGAAGCGGTAGGACTCCTGCCTCTCTAGCACCACCTTCAGGCTGCAAAGCTTTTTCAGGATCGGCTCAAAGACATCCCGCCTCAGGCCCTTCCCGCTGTCCAGGAACTGGCAGAGCGCCTGACGGAAGCCTTCGACCGATAGGCCGCGCCCGTAGAACTTGTCCCTGTAGAGGAAGACGCCGGTGGTCGGCTGGTACACCTGCAGGGGGAGAGGGCGGTGTTTAAATAATTCATCACGGTGAGCTATTAcgcttccttgaacaagttaggatCGGTCTAAACAACACATGCTCATTACGTTTTTAGCACAAAATGATTCTTAGATAACgagattttaatctgctcagttctgcctattgtGAGCTGTTCTAGGGCGTCCTGTCacattaaatccaaacaagctgctgctggccatcTCAACATTTATACTCAcatgtaaaaatggctgcaaacagatgcacaatcaTACAACAACACATtgatgaaaagcagaaatgaagcCTCCTGCACAGtcaataaaaatgcagcaagtggtgtctggatggtaagtcaacaacaaaacacttgtgttttccagcagccattgtacagcacatgcagcgataaaaccagctgaccaaatgttctGAGCTcagcctgggttgctaggtaacaggctgggtGGATAGGTAACAGCACCTAAGATTGTGGCTCAACAATCAGGAGGTTTTAGAAATggcttattttccagacaccagaaaacattaacttattgccaaagaAACACAGCTGGGTGGTTTCTTTTAAGGgcttgggctgtttttttttagaagcagtagaaacccaaacaAAGGaccaaaaatgtgcaaagtgtgaattttacataataggtCCTCTTTAaatgggcagtattatgtatttaccaggcacatagtgccaatCTATATCATAATCAAGAAACTATGTTACTTTCaacttgttataaaaattataCATAAATATCACAcatgactgaaaagaaatttcacttcctgatttaaggccttgaaattgggcctgtcttttaagaaactcctgctctttttgaaacttCACCTTCAGGACGTCATCACTGcacggctcctctattaaccctttagcaacttTTTTACCAATGTTTCagtgagaagtagctcctataatgagctcagcagttccaccaggtgtttgctaattcctgctggctagtctgaaggagctgaggcgGAACAGGGGAGGtcggaaactgcagctctgaggaggagctgtacctggaaggcggggctaggtccacccaggcgctTTGCactgctgaatggttgccatggagattaaaggattttgcAAACatcaaagaatcaaagcaacactccggttttttctgatgagggaataacattctAACATGAGCTAATGCCCAAAAAGGTTACCGTTACATAATACTGCCGCTTTAAAAgtagaggaaataaatgatGTATTCTCTAATTCAGCAGAAGCtggaaactgaataaaaattgaACGTAGCATTTTCAATTTAAGCTATTCTTGTAATGTTAAGAGCAAAATCAGCCAGAACCCAAAACGCAGCCAAAACAAGAGGACGGTTCAccaaaagttttattacaaaaataatgatgTAGCAGGCTGTGGTCACACTGGTGGGTCAGGGATGGGGGATCCACAGGGGTCAGGAGTCCAGCTGGGGGAGGGTTGGGTGAGTGGACAATGGGAGGTCTGCAGGACAAACAGAAGACAGGGATAAAATCCTCCAACCAGAGGCTGACCAGTCGTGAAATGGTCCGGGGTCATGCACGGGAGGGTCTCAGGCAATGAAAATCCAGTAACCAGAAGGCAGGAGGCAGGGtcagaaaaccagaaaactaTTTGGAACATGAGACAAGGCTTGAAAGCTGTGACAGTGGCAACAGATGATCTCGCACTGAGCTGGTGACGACAGCTGTTTAAATAGGGAGCAGCTCAGTGCAGGTGAGGGAAATGAGTAATCAGCACAGTCAAGGTAGAGCTGAAGGGCTGAAATCATGACAATTCTGTCCACTTTTCTGCAGCTGAGTGAAGCGTGACGTTGGGTTAATGAAAGATGGACTGATAGGAGTTTCCGTAGCTGCATCCTGATGCGTTTCCTTCGCCATTCTACCTGCATGCCACACAGTCTGACGCCCAGCTTCGCCGAAGTGGTCTGTTCGCATTTTTTTATCTGCCGGGCCGCCTTCTCCTCCGAGGCGTCATCGCCGTGCTGCCGGGTTCCCATCTTCAGGTCCAGGATGCAGGGGAAGGAGAAGGGGTGGACGATGTTCTCCAGCAGCAGGCCCTCTGGTTGAGACGCTGCAGTTAGGGAATAAAACCTGGAGGATTTCATCGACCGCAGACTGACTCTGATCTAGTTTTAAGAATGTCAGttggaaaaatatacaaatatatttgatttagggggcgtgccgtggtggcggaggggttggcgcgacccacattcggaggcaacgtggcctcgacgcggctgtcacaggttcgactcctggacccgacgacgtttaccgcatgtcttcccccctctccttccccctttcctgtcagcccactttGAAAaaaggacactagagcccacaaaaaaaaaaaaaaaaaaaaagaccccttgcggggcgataaaaaaaaacaaacatatttgatttaaaaagatttctgcTTTCTTTTACACCAAAAGTTGGGATTTACAGGCTTGAAAACTTCAGCCGATTCCAATATTCCATATTTATACTTCTGTTATGAACAATGCctgatatttactgatattataTGAATTTTGTCAACCATTTTGATACCCTGAAAAAACAATCAAGCAAGTTTTACTAATTGAATCAAtccagatgtgtttttttgttttttcgcCCCAcaaggggtcttttgtgggctctagtgtctctttttttcaaagtaggctgacaggaaagggggaagacatgcggtaaacgtcgtcggatctgggagtcgaacccgcgacagccgcgtcgaggctacgtttgcctgaatgtgggtcgcaccaacccctccgccaccacggcacgcccaatccagatgtgtttaaaaaaaatattctgtccACAACTTtaagtacttttaaaatgttgatagacgagaatctttttttctaattttgctcCTTCAAATTAAGGGACAtgagtttttatagtttttaataatttgtggGTAAAAACAAAcgtttaaaaatgaagttaagagattttttttgtgtctgttgtttttaactgtaCGAATATAATCGCCTTCCAAAAATAATGGCTTATGTCATTTTGTGCCAAAAGTGATATATATTTGttgcttaaataaaatgtaggtATTAAAAACGCCATAGTCCGagaatgataaaaacataatatttttcataattcttGGTTTAACTTGTCTTTTTAAGTTCTattaaaataagctaaaaaacTACACTCCAGTTTTTGAAGATTGCAAATATTTATGcagatttatgtatttatttgcactaGTGAATGATTGTGAGTTCATTgcaaaattttcacaaaaaaagtggtggtaaggtaaaaaaacaaagaaaccaacACCACCATCGGGTAAAAGCAGGggagcccaaagtgggtcctggaggcccggcaacctacatgttctggttctggttctgctctgcatccctagaaccagaaccaaacgaggagaagcagctttcagcatctatgcaccacaaatttggaacaaacttccagaaaactgtaaaacagctgaaacactgacttcctttaaatctcaactaaaaacccacctgttcaggattatatttgaaatgtaatcaattacaaatttattgatgtaacttgacttaatgattgattctatgttgcattgtgtttctgtgtttgatatgatgtaaagctctttgaaatgccttgctgctgaaatgtgctatacaaataacatttgattgatgaTTGATGTTctagtctctccctggtttaacgcacctggatccaatgatggctcattagaggcctaagaagatcactgacctgctgaaaaggttgttactaacACCAGTAAGAGAACTAAaacaggatgccggccctcgaggtcTGACTTTGGGCTCCCCTGGGTTAAAGTGacgctaactcccacctgcaggtggcagtatttcttacttctactaACCTGCTGCCTCCACCTCAGTTATGGTACAGAAATCGACCTAGTTTAATTTGCCTgcttgctgtttttatttcttatattttttcttgtatatGTAGTTTTTTGGAAGgagtttaatgaaaaaaatgctgcagaagtccctgcaaatatttctaaagtagcattaaaaaaaatcagtaattctgattaggaaaaaataaaataaaatcacaaaaaatattatgaaattCTGAAggaactgcaaaacaaaaagactccATGAAGCTCCTGTGCTTTGAGTTGCTGCGATGTGATTGGCCGAGTTAAACAGGTGATTCCACAGCTGAGCCTAACAAAGTGTCCAGTGAGTCACGGTGAGTGCAGGCTGTCCCGGCGGATGGATGGAGGATACTGAAGGGCTTGCGGTCCTTGGACTCGGATCTCATGCGGTTGAGCTGCTGCTTGTGGCACACCAGGCTCCAGGGGTTGAGGCTGATCTTCTCCGAGGCCGCGCCGCTGTTCGAGTCCAGCATCTGGAACAGGACGTCCGAGCGGACCTTTGGGTCCAGCCGGGGACTCTGTTTCACAGAACTGAAGCAGGAAAGCAGGTTGTTATTGTGATTTAATTAACTGTTgttcattcaaataaataacGACAGTCGATATATCGCACAtcttgtgaatatttttatcattatcagtagctgcgtttccattaacaaTATAGACATGTTGCATGTTATCGTTTACATCCGGAAATTTCGCACAAtttttaattgaactgaaacaccaaattctgcagcacatctacatgttaaatttgtcaaagtcaagctagcataactgagctACTTTCCTCTCCCtcgctattttttatttatatttatttttttataattaaaactttttcctgaccttgctATCTAGTTGtcagtgttgacaattagtagcaaagcaccaccttcatttttattttatacatcaCGCATACATTCAAGATTTAGCgcgttatgttgacaacttaacagctaaaaccaatgctaatCATCACCAGcgagcagctttttgccctccagctgGGAGGTGGAGGGAGGATCTTACGCATGTGACGTCACGCTGCAACTCGTCTATAATCGAGCAACTTGACATTTCTAAAATCAGCTTGCTTAATGAATGAggtaattttttgttgttgtatcgaagttggtttattttgcaaaattgcaatggaaacacttatTTGCATcatgagtcacgtgatcaacaacagTTACTACTGTggagaagacaaagaaaaaggtgacaggaagtagtaggacaACGATGGTGCGGCATTTTCTAAATTACTTACAGCATGAACAAactcaagaaaagaaaagcaactaaAACATGGGAAAACTCTTCTGcagtgtttcttatttaactgAAACTACGCAattacaaaagtgttttttgacATAAGCAGaatatttgtaaagttttgCAATGGACGCGAAGCTTAGTGATGAAGTGAACAAGTTGTTTACTTGCCTCTGCTCCTCCCTCTGCTCGGCCCGctcctccctctgctcctccctctgctcctcCCTCTGCTCGACCCGCTCCTCCCTCTCCTCAACCTGCTCCTCCCTCTCCACGACCCGCTCCTCCCTCTCCACAACCTGCTCCTCTCTCTGCTCGGCCCGCTCCTCCCTCTCCTCAAcctgctcctccagctccccCGTCACGTCCTCCATGTTGTCCATGTAGGGGTACGCCACCCAGTTGATGCAGTCGTCGGAGTCGCCTTCGAAGCACACCAGGACCACGCCTGACAGACAGAACCAGAGACGATCAGAAACAATTGGTTTTAAAGCTGCTGAGCTACTTTGCTAGTTTGGCAGAAAGCTCTACAGTGAATATCACCGATATTTATCTTATTAGTCCTAGTCCTAAGCTTGTgacttgtttattgttgtcatagcaaccccATTGCAACTGCctgccaagatggctgtcagctaCAAGTGTGACGTCATGAGAACTTTTCCGTAAGTTATAGGGACTCgtttaaagcaaataattttttaatattgatgattGGCATATTGATGAtgacttataacaagacatttttccatgtttcaaGTGAAATGATGTTCCAGAGTAActagaaccttttcatcaatactcAAGAACTATTGACTTAAGACAAGCTCTtaaatcttgttgaaaagttacttgttagttgtgtcttatttcaagtggaataaaacatttgcagtagaaactagacgtTGTTTATAAAAGTGCTTCAGATCCTCAGTGTGATTAGACATTTATTCAAATCCGGCAGATTTTCCTAAGCTGGACTGAGTGTTGGGTAGCGCTCTCACCCACagaggcaaaaacaaacaaatcaaacatttagtCCTCCTGCTTCAGATCTAATTCTCCTATTTATTTCCACAGAAACCAGGTGGGAACTCCCTCCGTTCATAATAATGTCACAATAAAAGTCAGCTCAGCTTCTCCTTCATGTAATTAATCAAACTTTCCACCTGCCAGCATCTTCTGGACATGCGCCTCCATCTGCAGAACCACTTAGCAGCGCAATGTTTCATCAGATAGTGTCAGAAAATATGTGGGCAAAACAACCGTGACGGCTTGGAAAAGTTGCTCCTGGGCAGCTGTCCGTCTGCTGTTATTTAACCAGCAGGACAATGGCAGCAGGCAGGGATCCAGGGCTAAATGTAGGCTGGCTGGGCGGCCGTCAACATCAGGGAGGACTGCTGGGAATGCAGAACCACTGGAGAAAATATTCAGCTTCTCTAACGGAGTCAGACCTGCAGAGGGAGTCAAATATACCTGAACTTCACCTTCCTGACTCAGATTTTAGAGAATTCCcagaaggttgtttttttttttctatggatggaataaaatctgcaaacacaaatatttctcCATAGTTATCGCTACAACagcagctctgattggttctttttcttgacttttgttcatttcttttggTTTAGTCGCTGGTTGCAATTATTCCCTCTGGtctggatgctgtgcagcttgGGAGGATTTTGCTCTTAACTTTTAGACAACTATGATgtgtaaccatggtaacaagGTACTGTTTTTACAAATGGAAGCAGCTAATTAGAatctaaaaactcaaataaCACCTGAACTTTttaccccaaatcccagaggagttgaaaaggaaATCTTGATGGATGCAGAACGGGAGGAACCATCAGAGATCATATCCTGATTTCCACCAGAGTTCTACCCAAACGGCCAGACAGATTCAAAacgaggagcagcaaaagcaaatgaggtggattagcagctGTCATGTTATCGGAATtccgttttatttttgatattttgtgttatttgtgtgATAAAACTGAtgataaaaaaagttttcacattttgaaattcatcagaaccaaaaggaaaattatttttatcactCATCTGCATctaatcaaatttattgatatttattgatgatgtcatggatccaaatgtggagaaaatggtaaaagtAGCAATCCTGAACACTTTTAGCTTTGGGATGTTGTCGCTGTTTTTTCACGACTTTTTCAAGACTTTTTTCACGATGTAATGAGAGGTTTGAAAATCCCTGCATTACCAGTAGACTAAAGATTTTTCCTTTTGCATCCTGTGGGAACAGGAAGTGCTCCAGTAGCACCAACATGTCTGCGCTTCTtatccattttctttaaaagtctttcaATCCCTCCCAGGGACATAACCTCACTAAACTGCATGCATTATTTCAGATGATTATGGAGCAATTTCTCCAAACACAACCGAACGTCTGGCTTTCAGAGCTTCATCTCAGTATTCGTGTTTATTTAAACTGTGAATTTGTCCCATTAAAGCTGCTGTGATTTATCCTAACAAAGAGCTCAGTAAGGAAATGGGTTTCCACAGTTTGTGTCGTGTCCTGGTTTTGGGAATGATTGCAGCAGGTCGATGGGACGGTTTCCTCTC from the Xiphophorus maculatus strain JP 163 A chromosome 20, X_maculatus-5.0-male, whole genome shotgun sequence genome contains:
- the LOC102231124 gene encoding inositol hexakisphosphate kinase 1-like, which codes for MLDSNSGAASEKISLNPWSLVCHKQQLNRMRSESKDRKPFKGLLLENIVHPFSFPCILDLKMGTRQHGDDASEEKAARQIKKCEQTTSAKLGVRLCGMQVYQPTTGVFLYRDKFYGRGLSVEGFRQALCQFLDSGKGLRRDVFEPILKKLCSLKVVLERQESYRFFSSSLLIIYEGKESEAAPPPGPGQSAVPADIHAAPLDLEPLSSQGPGHSAPDAPPPPFPPSVTDCCPFVPCPPSKCPSPLPPPQQLPLVDMRMIDFAHSTFRGFLDDKVLHKGPDQGYLFGLENFIHIIKDFRDENLP